The proteins below are encoded in one region of Synchiropus splendidus isolate RoL2022-P1 chromosome 13, RoL_Sspl_1.0, whole genome shotgun sequence:
- the LOC128769333 gene encoding supervillin-like isoform X4, protein MFRNPWISSFHVDQPNGQGFGSQAPSKLSNSTSLPTEALSFDSDVSLGEKAALVKSVSDTDAKLLYVLPKVSELKKYFEGSVEAELEMNRKERIARRLEGIENDAPPALLPGGLVANRMLEEDPPRYTRATDPCEPCVMVRRYSREELEGPQKQVSSPQRSSHMKGGVARPDPMLVHVDPVTLSTSSTPTSGAADPASLSSKAERIARYKAERRRQLSERYGILLDQEPDVDFTPRHRSRRDREASERQPPSRQEPAEAEEAGKDQRVPYRSGIGRVYMRTQQDPADTSSPTRTTQAPPPVQERSSRFSDRERAMNMENFRRGGAPERQSRSQPPPKQQAEVAHQELSPTSTRDNRVVAVPSSPRTARRASLPSTRYGLSPGDLFIEQQAQSILNRQGIRVRERLSRDETEWSPDRNQAIRNQAPVNTLHYTPQGSEPTGQRLVSHVQYSQAPQVRGQMTFPPVAPVYHQGSPALDDSHLAMPGPGSARRLPGPPEVPRRRVSADQIYAAHREARLEARQALRDEAHTEGLLKSRKAVLPSEIRRTEKSVDDPPRGQNEATEVQPYSPERRRMTQEEEDWQRLRERGRERNVERIIERGREGQTQAERVFRATQSSHVAEAQRPRQQQASEPVQPHDVQQQEPRSRLASHARQEQQRQSHISMRQPQQPQRPQPTRQRETEDLQRLYMERHGQSEQQVPDYQQKSASLPQAKPRTQEMSEGPKPKMRNRSMSDIGISQHSTMYRMERAAARREAARAAASSGMANGDMGTLDTRVSVAQLRHSYLENANRKPEFETTKVDLAAMGVEPASGSDRDSGPRRPRRYITPGESRMAERFRTQPITSAERLETDRSRLSPSQLQDTEGDEEKLDERAKMSVAAKRSLFRELERTSDGSVPKPRSRNAAVERRLRRVQDRSHTQPVTSKEVDSANSDAASASCLTGSQDAAARVPSPTAVSTSVTSISVQDPSQPGSAAQEQEVPENQKLQQPVPVSQVEGESQAAVPDEPDLSSLSLSEKMALFNRLAHLPDKASEQTRGDSRQRRANARFQTQPITQGEVEQEPFSQTQSRQDDHLKNGVEIKLEPLSASLMRSVAAVPSQASVTSVAMTTGVTDDAGRHPEKLTAVPRLPVQQPPHTDHQERTLRYFSMTQSGDPIRPPPNPTLLPESRERPGASTTTAVRRRGEESWREQPEEEVRGRRQGGARETERDRVGRQQHHQPLPWREQPEPRAAGRDPQDVRGERGQGGHLREAAHTSSQGLGQSVPESKEQPAPVKPLIAKVSSRTVSHVPSSPQQQAPVIPPPQTLPKTFTQQPPPTQPKPPSHIQPPPTFPKPQGFVQPLPKPYTYAPPPAAPQALPQALPQALPQALPQAPLQAPPQTPPKPQSFPQPLVKSQSLPLEQSEDFSRQSVLSSELLSPTESGERSLSMSGKQMSIRERVALLKKSGEEDWKNRINKKQEVVKAASTEQPPPPPQPWEAEPTQQKDEGVSVPDQSAVSEHLWEPVFSSTFTPSISLGLKCQYVDHHSQKADDESEAQMTIEERKQLISAREEAWKTKGKGAANDSTQYTVAARMVKKGLAASSSVISPILSPVSTKAKSTPAVTKPQEEIEARPDMESDKKLDKLENFLGRINSKVAGLQETTLTVTEKAVKEVMKLDDEIFSKFYRRVAEFPRLPTRIEISEDFDAIFGSQSPMLASAMVRHKRSVRPSRNVQASRNPLKMLAAREDLRQEYTEQRLNVAQLESKRMRSEKMNKTSEYSEAALAGLASKENFSSVSLRSVNMAEQASNNSAVPYKSLMLMQVKGRRHVQTRLVEPRASSLNSGDCFLLVTPENCFAWIGEFANVIEKAKAMDLATFIQSQKDMGCRASRVQTIEEAVGSQGPDAQEFWTVLGGQSSYQPAGPPEDDEQFESAIVETNCIFRLLDDKLVPDDDEWGKVPRCSLLAPKEVLVFDFGSEVYVWHGKEVTLAQRKVAFQLAKHLWNGTFDYTCCDINPLDPGSCNPLIPRKGQGRPDWAVFGRLTEHNETALFKEKFADWTEAKTPPPPKEAAEPVPEQKSQAQAAAGRECRPYDASLMLPVLQTCISTILDGLNVGRGHGPVESEDHMRIQEINTVSVDVWHILEFDYSRLPRQSIGQFHEGDAYVVKWKYTVSTSGRSTSESPATCHRWPLTFGPGKEKCCYFFWQGRHSTVSEKGTSALMTVELDEERGAQVQVQQGKEPPCFLQCFSGGMIVHAGKREEEEENTQSEWRLYCVRGEVTAEGHLLEVACHCSSLRSRASMILLNINKAVMFLWHGCKTQLHTRSVGHTAAHKIKELCPLEAGLHSSSKVTIHECDEGMEPPGFWEALGRKDRKAYDCMLQDPGKFNFTPRLFQLSSTSGEFVATEFFNPSRAPELVCSLPFLQEELYNAAQPALFLVDNFHEVYLWQGWWPQDSESTGSARIRWDVDRKCAMETVLQYCKEKGDKKTQKSYLIHAGLEPLTFTNMFPSWEHREDVAEITEKEAEVCNQIILVEDVLARLSQNIYPLAQLQSRPLPEGVDPLRLEIYLSDQDFESKS, encoded by the exons GATTTGGATCCCAAGCTCCCAGCAAACTTTCAAATTCAACGTCGCTGCCAACAGAAGCCTTGAG TTTTGATAGTGACGTCTCCTTGGGCGAAAAGGCCGCTCTGGTCAAGAGTGTCTCGGACACTGATGCCAAACTTCTCTACGTCCTTCCTAAAG TTTCAGAGttgaagaaatactttgaaGGGTCTGTGGAGGCAGAGTTAGAGATGAACAG GAAGGAAAGAATAGCTCGCCGCCTGGAAGGCATTGAGAACGATGCCCCGCCAGCTCTGCTACCCGGTGGTTTGGTAGCTAACCGAATGCTTGAAGAGGATCCCCCCAGGTACACGCGTGCCACGGACCCCTGCGAGCCATGTGTGATGG TGAGGCGCTACAGTCGAGAGGAGCTGGAGGGCCCCCAAAAACAAGTGTCATCGCCCCAAAGATCGTCACATATGAAAGGCGGTGTTGCAAGGCCTGATCCAATGTTGGTGCATGTGGAccctgtgaccttgtccacctCCTCAACACCGACGTCCGGTGCTGCAGACCCGGCAAGTCTCAGCTCCAAAGCTGAGCGTATCGCTCGCTACAAAGCAGAGCGTCGACGCCAGCTTTCAGAGCGATACGGCATCCTCTTAGACCAGGAACCGGATGTTGATTTTACGCCACGGCATCGGTCACGACGGGACCGCGAGGCTTCCGAGCGGCAACCACCCAGCCGGCAAGAGCCTGCAGAAGCGGAGGAGGCGGGCAAGGACCAAAGAGTGCCGTATCGATCTGGGATAGGGAGGGTTTACATGAGGACTCAGCAAGACCCTGCAGACACCTCTAGCCCAACCCGCACAACCCAAGCGCCACCACCAGTTCAAGAACGGTCAAGTAGGTTTTCCGACCGGGAGAGAGCGATGAACATGGAGAACTTTCGACGTGGTGGAGCTCCAGAGCGCCAAAGCCGATCCCAGCCACCACCTAAACAGCAGGCAGAGGTCGCCCACCAGGAGCTGAGTCCAACCTCCACGAGGGACAACAGAGTCGTGGCAGTGCCAAGCTCCCCACGCACCGCTCGACGGGCCTCCCTGCCTTCCACCCGCTATGGCCTCTCACCTGGGGATTTGTTTATCGAGCAGCAGGCGCAGAGCATCCTCAACAGGCAGGG AATCAGGGTAAGGGAACGATTATCCAGAGATGAAACTGAGTGGAGTCCAGACAGAAACCAGGCTATCAGAAACCAAGCACCTGTGAACACCTTGCACTACACACCACAGGGTTCAGAACCCACCGGGCAAAGGCTGGTGTCCCACGTTCAATACAGCCAAGCTCCACAAGTACGGGGACAGATGACCTTCCCGCCCGTCGCCCCTGTGTACCATCAAGGCAGTCCCGCCCTGGATGACTCCCACTTAGCCATGCCCGGACCAGGATCCGCCAGGAGATTGCCTGGGCCTCCTGAGGTGCCTCGAAGAAGGGTGAGCGCTGATCAAATCTACGCCGCCCATAGAGAGGCGAGGTTGGAAGCCAGGCAAGCTCTGAGAGACGAAGCACACACAGAGGGCTTGCTCAAGAGCAGGAAGGCAGTGCTGCCCTCGGAAATCCGCCGCACGGAAAAGAGTGTGGATGATCCACCCAGGGGGCAGAATGAGGCTACGGAGGTCCAACCCTACAGCCCAGAACGGAGAAGAATGACTCAAGAGGAGGAAGACTGGCAACGTCTGAGAGAGAGGGGAAGGGAGCGTAATGTTGAAAGAATCATagagaggggaagagaaggACAAACCCAAGCAGAGAGAGTGTTCAGAGCTACGCAATCCTCACATGTAGCTGAGGCTCAGAGGCCCAGACAGCAGCAAGCATCAGAACCTGTACAACCCCACGATGTACAGCAACAAGAACCCAGAAGCAGGCTAGCTTCACATGCAcgacaggagcagcagagacagtCGCACATCTCCATGAGGCAACCCCAACAACCCCAGAGACCACAGCCGACTCGGCAGAGGGAAACGGAAGACCTTCAAAGGCTCTACATGGAGCGGCACGGACAATCGGAACAGCAGGTGCCAGACTACCAGCAGAAGAGCGCCTCCTTGCCTCAGGCCAAACCAAGAACTCAGGAGATGAGTGAAGGTCCGAAACCCAAGATGAGAAACCGCTCCATGTCTGACATTGGCATCAGCCAGCATTCAACCATGTACCGCATGGAGCGGGCAGCGGCGAGGCGAGAGGCTGCGAGGGCCGCCGCTTCATCTGGGATGGCTAATGGCGATATGGGCACCCTGGACACCAGAGTATCTGTCGCTCAACTTCGACACTCCTATTTAGAGAATGCCAACCGGAAGCCTGAGTT CGAGACAACAAAAGTAGATCTGGCAGCCATGGGAGTAGAGCCGGCGAGCGGCAGCGACCGGGACTCCGGTCCTCGAAGACCTCGCCGGTATATAACCCCAGGAGAGAGTCGCATGGCGGAGAGGTTCAGGACTCAGCCCATCACCTCTGCAGAACGTTTGGAGACCGACAG ATCTCGCCTCAGCCCCTCCCAGCTACAGGACACTGAAG GGGATGAAGAGAAACTAGACGAGAGAGCGAAGATGAGTGTAGCAGCCAAGCGGTCTCTCTTCAGG GAGCTGGAAAGAACCTCGGATGGAAGCGTTCCCAAGCCACGCTCACGGAACGCTGCGGTGGAACGACGCCTCCGGAGAGTCCAGGACCGCTCTCACACTCAACCTGTCACCAGCAAGGAGGTGGACAGTGCTAACAG TGACGCTGCCTCGGCGTCGTGTCTCACCGGCAGCCAGGACGCTGCGGCCCGCGTCCCCAGCCCAACTGCTGTTAGCACTAGCGTGACCAGCATCAG TGTCCAGGATCCGTCCCAGCCCGGCTCAGCTGCCCAGGAGCAGGAAGTCCCGGAGAATCAGAAGCTCCAACAACCGGTTCCCGTGTCCCAGGTGGAAGGAGAGAGTCAGGCGGCCGTCCCGGACGAACCGGACTTGTCCTCTCTCAGCTTGAGCGAGAAGATGGCGCTGTTCAACCGCCTCGCCCATCTGCCTGACAAAGCCTCCGAACAGACGCGAGGGGACAGTCGCCAGCGGAGGGCCAACGCCCGCTTCCAGACCCAGCCCATCACCCAGGGAGAAGTGGAGCAG GAGCCGTTTAGTCAGACCCAGTCCAGACAAGACGACCAT CTGAAAAATGGTGTGGAGATCAAGCTGGAGCCGCTGTCTGCCTCCCTGATGCGCTCCGTCGCCGCCGTCCCCTCCCAGGCTTCTGTCAcatctgttgccatgacaaccggCGTGACTGACGACGCCGGTCGCCATCCAGAGAAACTCACCGCCGTCCCCCGCCTCCCCGTCCAGCAGCCGCCCCACACAGACCACCAGGAGAGGACGCTGCGGTACTTCTCCATGACCCAGAGCGGGGACCCCATCAGGCCTCCACCCAACCCCACGCTCCTCcctgagagcagagagagacCGGGGGCTTCTACTACTACGGCCGTCAGGAGGCGGGGGGAGGAGAGCTGGCGAGAGCagccggaggaggaggtgagggggAGACGGCAGGGAGGAGCCAGAGAGACTGAGAGAGACCGGGTCGGACGGCAGCAGCATCACCAGCCCTTGCCGTGGAGGGAGCAGCCGGAGCCAAGAGCAGCAGGGCGAGACCCCCAGGACGTCAGGGGGGAGCGAGGACAGGGAGGACACCTGAGAGAGGCGGCGCACACCTCATCGCAGGGGCTCGGCCAGAGCGTCCCAG AGTCTAAGGAGCAGCCTGCACCTGTGAAGCCTCTCATCGCCAAGGTATCTTCCAGGACGGTGTCTCACGTGCCAAGCAGCCCCCAGCAACAGGCGCCCGTCATCCCGCCTCCTCAAACACTTCCGAAAACGTTCACGCAGCAGCCGCCTCCCACTCAGCCGAAGCCTCCCTCGCACATCCAGCCCCCGCCGACGTTTCCCAAACCGCAAGGGTTCGTCCAGCCTCTGCCCAAGCCGTACACCTACGCCCCGCCGCCGGCCGCGCCCCAGGCCCTGCCCCAGGCCCTGCCCCAGGCCCTGCCCCAGGCCCTGCCCCAGGCCCCGCTCCAGGCGCCTCCACAGACGCCACCCAAGCCTCAGTCCTTCCCACAGCCACTGGTCAAGTCCCAGTCCCTGCCCCTGGAGCAGAGCGAGGACTTCAGCCGACAGAGCGTCCTTTCCAGCGAGCTGCTGTCCCCCACTGAGTCCGGGGAGCGATCGCTCAGCATGTCCGGCAAGCAGATGTCCATCAGGGAGAG AGTGGCCCTGCTGAAGAAGAGCGGCGAGGAGGACTGGAAGAACAGGATCAATAAGAAACAAGAGGTGGTGAAAGCAGCGTCCACTGAgcagccgccgccaccgccgcagCCGTGGGAGGCGGAGCCAACCCAACAGAAG GACGAAGGGGTGTCGGTTCCAGACCAGTCTGCTGTGTCTGAGCACTTGTGG GAGcctgtcttctcctccactttcACTCCTTCCATCTCACTGGGCCTCAAGTGTCAGTATGTGGACCACCACAGCCAG AAAGCGGACGATGAAAGTGAGGCGCAGATGACCAtcgaggagaggaagcagctgaTCTCCGCTCGGGAGGAGGCCTGGAAGACAAAGGGCAAAGGAGCCGCCAACGACTCCACGCAGTACACGGTGGCCGCGCGGATGGTCaagaaag GCCTGGCAGCATCCTCCTCCGTCATCAGTCCCATCCTGTCGCCGGTGTCCACTAAAGCCAAGAGCACGCCGGCCGTCACCAAACCACAAGAAG AAATCGAAGCCAGACCTGACATGGAGTCTGACAAGAAGCTGGACAAGTTGGAGAACTTCTTGGGACGAATCAATAGCAAAG TTGCTGGTCTGCAGGAAACCACCCTCACGGTGACGGAGAAGGCGGTGAAGGAAGTGATGAAGCTGGACGACGAGATCTTCTCCAAGTTCTACCGACGGGTGGCGGAGTTCCCGCGCCTGCCCACCAGGATCGAGATCAGCGAGGACTTCGATGCCATCTTCGGTTCTCAGAGTCCCAT GTTGGCCTCGGCCATGGTGCGGCACAAGCGCTCGGTGCGTCCGTCCAGGAACGTCCAGGCGTCCAGGAACCCTCTGAAGATGCTGGCGGCCAGAGAGGACCTGCGGCAGGAGTACACCGAGCAGAGGCTGAACGTGGCGCAGCTGGAGAGCaagaggatgaggagcgagAAGA TGAACAAAACCTCGGAGTATTCAGAGGCGGCTCTGGCTGGACTCGCCAGTAAAGAGAACTTCAGCAGCGTGAGTCTGCGCAGCGTCAACATGGCGGAGCAGGCGTCCAACAACAGCGCCGTGCCGTACAAGAGCCTCATGCTGATGCAGGTCAAAG GTCGGCGACACGTTCAGACTCGGCTAGTCGAGCCAAGAGCGTCTTCGCTCAACAGCGGCGACTGCTTCCTGCTGGTGACTCCGGAGAACTGCTTCGCCTGGATCGGGGAGTTCGCCAACGTCATTGAGAAGGCGAAG GCGATGGACCTGGCCACGTTCATCCAGTCGCAGAAGGACATGGGCTGCAGGGCGAGCAGAGTCCAGACCATTGAGGAAGCGGTCGGCAGCCAGGGCCCGGACGCGCAGGAGTTCTGGACGGTCCTGGGAGGACAGTCTTCTTACCAGC CCGCAGGCCCGCCGGAGGACGACGAGCAGTTCGAGAGCGCCATCGTGGAGACCAACTGCATCTTCCGCCTCCTGGACGACAAGCTGGTCCCGGACGACGACGAGTGGGGGAAAGTTCCTCGCTGCTCGCTCCTGGCACCGAAAGAG GTGCTGGTGTTCGACTTCGGCAGCGAGGTCTACGTGTGGCACGGGAAAGAGGTGACGCTGGCCCAGCGGAAGGTCGCCTTCCAGCTCGCCAAGCACCTGTGGAACGGCACGTTTGACTACACCTGCTGTGACATCAACCCGCTGGATCCTGGGAGCTGCAACCCGCTCATACCCAG AAAAGGTCAAGGTCGACCCGACTGGGCCGTTTTCGGGAGGCTGACCGAGCACAACGAGACGGCGCTGTTCAAAGAAAAGTTCGCCGACTGGACTGAGGCGAAGACGCCGCCTCCGCCAAAGGAAGCCGCGGAGCCGGTGCCAGAGCAGAAG AGTCAGGCTCAGGCGGCGGCAGGAAGAGAGTGTCGGCCGTACGACGCCTCGCTGATGCTGCCCGTCCTGCAGACCTGCATCTCCACCATCCTGGACGGGCTCAACGTCGGCAGAGGCCACGGCCCCGTGGAGAGCGAGGACCACATGAGGATTCAGGAGATCAACACCGTCTCTGTGGACGTCTGGCACATCCTGGAGTTCGACTACAGTCGTCTTCCTCGGCAGAGCATCGGCCAGTTCCACGAGGGCGACGCCTACGTGGTGAAGTGGAAGTACACGGTCAGCACCTCAGGTCGGTCCACCAGCGAGTCACCTGCCACATGTCACCGCTGGCCTCTCACCTTCGGGCCCGGGAAGGAGAAGTGCTGCTACTTCTTCTGGCAAGGACGACACTCCACCGTCAGCGAGAAGGGCACGTCGGCGCTGATGACGGTGGAGCTGGATGAGGAGCGAGGAGCGCAG GTGCAAGTCCAGCAGGGGAAGGAGCCTCCGTGTTTCCTGCAGTGCTTCAGCGGCGGTATGATCGTGCACGCGGgcaagagggaggaggaggaggagaacacgCAGA GCGAGTGGCGGCTGTACTGCGTGAGAGGCGAGGTGACGGCGGAGGGACACCTGCTGGAGGTGGCGTGTCACTGCAGCAGCCTGCGCTCCCGGGCCTCCATGATCCTGCTGAACATCAACAAGGCCGTCATGTTCCTGTGGCACGGCTGCAAGACCCAGCTGCACACCCGCAGCGTCGGCCACACGGCGGCGCACAAGATCAAAGAGCT GTGTCCCCTGGAGGCCGggctccacagcagcagcaaggtgaCCATCCACGAGTGTGACGAAGGGATGGAGCCGCCCGGGTTCTGGGAGGCTCTGGGGAGGAAAGACAGGAAGGCGTACGACTGCATGCTGCAAG atCCAGGCAAATTTAACTTCACCCCGAGGCTCTTCCAGCTGAGCAGCACTTCCGGGGAGTTTGTGGCGACCGAGTTCTTCAACCCGTCGCGAGCTCCCGAGCTGGTCTGCTCTCTGCCCTTCCTGCAGGAGGAGCTTTACAACGCAGCACAACCAG CCTTGTTCCTGGTGGACAACTTCCACGAGGTCTACCTGTGGCAGGGCTGGTGGCCTCAGGACAGCGAGAGCACGGGCTCCGCAAGAATCCGCTGGGACGTCGACAGGAAGTGTGCGATGGAGACGGTGCTGCAGTACTGCAAAG AAAAGGGCGACAAAAAGACCCAGAAGTCGTATCTGATCCACGCGGGACTGGAACCTCTGACCTTCACCAACATGTTCCCCAGCTGGGAGCACCGGGAGGACGTGGCCGAgatcacagagaag GAGGCTGAAGTGTGTAACCAGATCATCCTGGTGGAGGACGTGTTGGCCCGGCTCAGTCAGAACATCTACCCTCTGGCCCAGCTGCAGAGCCGGCCCCTGCCGGAGGGAGTGGACCCGCTCCGCCTGGAGATCTACTTGTCCGACCAGGACTTTGAG AGCAAGTCTTAG